TGTTAAAGTTAAAAACGTAAACATCATTAACGTGCGCCCTAAATTTAAACGTATGGGCAAACACGCTGGTTACACAAAAAAACGTCGCAAAGCTGTTGTGACATTAACAGATGATTCAAAAGAAATTCAAATTTTCGATGCTGCTGAATAAGCAGTCCATGTTAACTATTAAATGGGAGGGAAAAAGACGTGGCGATTAAAAAGTATAAACCTACCACAAATGGCCGTCGTAATATGACAGCATCTGATTTTGCTGAAATCACGACATCAACACCTGAGAAATCGTTGTTGGCGCCATTAAAAAACCATGCCGGTCGTAACAACAACGGTCGTATTACAGTTCGTCATCAAGGTGGCGGTCACAAACGTCAATACCGTATGATCGACTTCAAACGTAATAAAGATAACGTTGTAGCGGTTGTCAAAACTATCGAGTATGATCCAAACCGTTCTGCTAACATCGCGTTAGTACATTACGAAGATGGAATCAAAGCATACATTCTAGCACCAAAAGGATTGGAAGTAGGCATGCGCCTTGTTTCCGGTACTGATGCAGATATTAAAATAGGGAACGCATTACCATTGGAAAATATTCCAGTAGGTACTGTTGTCCACAACATTGAAATGAAACCTGGTAAAGGCGGTCAATTGATCCGTTCTGCTGGAACAAGTGCTCAAGTACTTGGTAAAGAAGGCAAATACGTATTGATCCGTTTGAACTCTGGTGAAGTTCGTATGATCTTAGCAACTTGCCGTGCAACAATCGGTTCTGTTGGTAACGAACAACACGAATTAATCAACATTGGTAAAGCAGGCCGCTCTCGTTGGATGCGTAAACGCCCAACAGTTCGTGGTAGCGTAATGAACCCGAACGATCACCCACACGGTGGTGGTGAAGGTAAACAACCGATTGGACGTAAAGCTCCGGTATCACCTTGGGGTCAACCAGCTATCGGCTTGAAAACTCGTAATAAAAAAGCTAAATCAGACAAACTTATTGTTCGTCGTCGTACTAAATAATTTTTTTGACCATGTGTCGTACATTTTGAGAGGAGGTTCACCATGGGTCGTAGTTTGAAAAAAGGACCTTTCGCTGATGAGCATTTAATGAAAAAAGTAGAAGCTCAACAAGGTGCCGAAAAGAAGAAAGTAATTAAAACTTGGTCTCGCCGTTCTACAATTTTTCCAACATTCGTTGGATTTACAATTGCCGTATATGATGGACGTAAACACGTTCCTGTATACATCCAAGAAGACATGGTAGGACATAAATTAGGTGAATTTGCACCAACTAGAACTTATCGTGGCCACGGTGCCGACGATAAGAAAACTAGACGTTAATTTTGAGGGGAGGAAATGCAAATGTCAGAACAAATTACATCAGCTAAGGCAACTGCTAAAACAGTTCGCACTTCACCTCGTAAAGCCCGTTTAGTAATCGATCTTATCAGAGGTAAAAGCGTTGCGGATGCAATTTCTATCTTGAAATTCATGCCAAACAAATCTGCTGGAATCATTGAAAAAGTTTTAATGTCAGCAGTTGCTAACGCAGAAAATAACTTTGACTTAGACGTTGAAAACTTAGTAGTATCTGAAGCATTTGTTAACGAAGGACCAACAATGAAACGCTTCCGTCCACGTGCAAAAGGTTCAGCATCACCAATCAATAAACGTACAAGTCATCTTACAGTAGTAGTATCAGAAAAATAATTCTGTTTTAAACAGACGTCACTTAATAAGAGGAGGATCATTATCTTTGATACCTAAGTATTAAAAGATAGTGACTACCGAACCTTAAAAGATTAAGAGGAGGGACAATCAGTGGGTCAAAAAGTACATCCAATTGGAATGCGTGTAGGCATCATCCGCGACTGGGATGCAAAATGGTATGCTGAAAAAGAGTATGCTGAGTTCTTACACGAAGATTTAAGAATCCGTAAATTTATCGCGACAAAACTTGCTGATGCCGCTGTGTCTACAATTGAGATCGAGCGCGCTGCAAATCGTGTGAACATTTCAATCCACACAGCTAAACCAGGTATGGTTATTGGTAAAGGCGGATCTGAAGTCGAAAACCTAAGAAAATCATTGAATTCACTAACTGGTAAAAGAGTTCATATCAACATCATTGAAATCAAAAAACCAGATTTAGATGCAAAATTAGTAGGCGAAGGAATTGCACGTCAATTAGAAAACCGTGTTGCTTTCCGTCGTGCTCAAAAACAAGCGATCCAACGCACTATGCGTTCAGGCGCTAAAGGAATCAAAACACAAGTATCAGGTCGTTTAAACGGTGCTGATATCGCTCGTTCAGAAGGTTACTCTGAAGGTACAGTTCCACTTCACACTTTGCGTGCTGATATTGATTACGCATGGGAAGAAGCAGACACAACTTACGGAAAATTAGGAGTTAAAGTGTGGATTTACCGTGGAGAAATTCTTCCAACGAAAAAAAACACTGAGAAAGGAGGGAAATAATCATGTTAGTACCTAAACGTGTGAAACACCGTCGTGAATTTAGAGGTAAAATGCGTGGTGAAGCCAAAGGCGGAAAAGAAGTAGCATTTGGTGAATGGGGTTTACAAGCAACTGAATCTCACTGGATTACTAACCGTCAAATCGAAGCTGCCCGTATTGCTATGACTCGTTATATGAAACGTGGCGGGAAAGTATGGATTAAAATTTTCCCTCACAAATCATACACAAGTAAAGCTATCGGTGTTCGTATGGGTAAAGGTAAAGGGGCACCTGAAGGCTGGGTATCACCAGTTAAACGTGGCAAGATCATGTTTGAAATCGCAGGCGTACCTGAAGAAGTAGCTCGTGAAGCACTTCGTCTTGCATCCCACAAATTACCGGTGAAAACCAAAATTGTAAAACGTGAGGAAATGGGTGGTGAATCGAATGAAGGTTAAAGAAATCAGAGAATTAACCACTGCCGAAATGCTTGAAAAAGAAAAGCAATTCAAAGAAGAATTATTTAATCTTAGATTCCAACTAGCAACAGGTCAATTAGAAAACACTGCACGTATTCAAGAAGTACGTCAATCGATTGCACGCATCAAAACAGTATTGCGTGAACAAGCTAACTAATAGTGGAAGGAGGCCAAACGCGTATGACTGAAGAAAGAAATCAACGCAAAGTTTACCAAGGTCGTGTTGTTTCAGATAAGATGGATAAAACTATCACTGTTGTCGTAGAAACAAAGAAAAACCATCCTATTTATGGTAAACGTATGAAATATTCTAAGAAATACAAAGCTCATGATGAAAACAACACTGCAAAAGTTGGAGACATCGTAAGAATCATGGAAACTCGTCCATTATCAGCTACAAAACGTTTCCGTTTACTAGAGGTAGTCGAAGAAGCAGTTATTATCTAATAAAAACGAGATTTTCCTATATAGATTGAAACATAAAATCTGAAAGGGGGATACACATCGTGATCCAACAAGAAAGCCGATTAAAAGTCGCAGACAACTCAGGTGCTCGTGAAATCTTAACGATTAAAGTACTAGGTGGTTCTGGACGTAAAACTGCTAATATTGGTGACGTGATTGTTGCTACGGTTAAACAAGCAACGCCAGGTGGGGTTGTCAAAAAAGGTGAAGTCGTAAAAGCCGTTATCGTTCGTACTAAATCAGGAGCTCGTCGTACAGACGGTTCATACATTAAATTTGATGAAAATGCTGCTGTAATTATTCGTGATGATAAGAGCCCGCGTGGAACTCGTATCTTCGGTCCTGTTGCACGTGAATTACGTGAAAACAACTTCATGAAGATCGTTTCTCTAGCACCAGAAGTATTATAATCAGGACACGTATCAAAGGAGGTGCGAAACAGTAATGTTTGTTAAAAAAGGCGATAAAGTGAAAATTATCACTGGTAAAGACAAAAATAAAGAAGGCGTTGTATTAGCAGCGTTTCCTAAAAAAGACAAAGTCATCGTTGAAGGTGTTAACATTATGAAAAAACACCAAAAACCAAATCAAGCAGCGCCGCAAGGCGGAATCCTAGAAGTCGAAGCGCCGATTCATGTTTCTAATGTAATGGTGATTGACGGAACAGGTGTAGCTGGTCGTGTAGGTTACAAAGAAGTCGATGGTAAAAAAGTCCGTGTTTCTAAAAAAACCGGTGAAGTCTTAGATAAATAGATTAATAGGAAGGAGGGGCTTACTAAATGAACCGCCTGAAAGAAAAATATATTAAAGAAATTACTCCAGCATTAGTGGAAAAATTTAATTATAGTTCAGTTATGCAAACACCAAAAGTTGATAAGATCGTTATTAACATGGGTGTGGGTGACGCTGTTTCAAACGCAAAAAACTTAGATAAAGCAGTTGAAGAATTAGCATTGATCACAGGTCAAAAACCATTGATCACTAAAGCTAAGAAATCAATCGCTGGTTTCCGTTTACGTGAAGGAATGCCAATCGGTGCGAAAGTTACTTTACGCGGAGAAAGAATGTACGAATTTTTAGATAAATTAGTATCAGTTTCTCTACCTCGTGTACGTGACTTCCACGGTGTAAGCAAAAAAGCCTTTGACGGACGTGGTAACTACACTTTAGGTATTAAAGAACAATTAATCTTCCCAGAAGTTGATTACGATTTAGTAGATAAAGTACGCGGTATGGACATCGTTATTGTAACAACAGCAAACACAGATGAAGAATCTCGTGAATTGTTGGCACAATTAGGTATGCCATTCCAAAAATAATAAAAGGAGGCGAACTACGTGGCTAAAAAATCAATGATTGCTAAAAACAAACGCCCTGCAAAACATTCAACACAAGCGTATACTCGTTGTGAACGTTGCGGACGTCCACATTCAGTTTATCGTAAATTTCATCTTTGCCGTATTTGCTTCCGCGAACTTGCCTATAAAGGTCAAATTCCCGGCGTGAAGAAAGCTAGCTGGTAAACAAGTAAACTCGCATAAAGGAGGTAAATAGTTCAATGGTCATGACAGATCCAATTGCAGATTTTCTAACGCGCATTCGTAATGCAAACATGGTTAAACATGAAAGCTTAGAAGTGCCTGCGTCAAAAATCAAACGTGATATCGCTGAAATCTTGAAACGTGAAGGTTTCGTACGCGATGTAGAATATATCGAAGATGACAAACAAGGCGTGATTCGTGTTTTCCTTAAATATGGTAAAAACGAAGAACGTGTTATCACAAACT
This sequence is a window from Enterococcus sp. 7F3_DIV0205. Protein-coding genes within it:
- the rplW gene encoding 50S ribosomal protein L23, which translates into the protein MNLLDVIKRPVITEKSMLAMDEKKYTFEVDTRANKTLVKQAVVAAFDVKVKNVNIINVRPKFKRMGKHAGYTKKRRKAVVTLTDDSKEIQIFDAAE
- the rplB gene encoding 50S ribosomal protein L2, producing MAIKKYKPTTNGRRNMTASDFAEITTSTPEKSLLAPLKNHAGRNNNGRITVRHQGGGHKRQYRMIDFKRNKDNVVAVVKTIEYDPNRSANIALVHYEDGIKAYILAPKGLEVGMRLVSGTDADIKIGNALPLENIPVGTVVHNIEMKPGKGGQLIRSAGTSAQVLGKEGKYVLIRLNSGEVRMILATCRATIGSVGNEQHELINIGKAGRSRWMRKRPTVRGSVMNPNDHPHGGGEGKQPIGRKAPVSPWGQPAIGLKTRNKKAKSDKLIVRRRTK
- the rpsS gene encoding 30S ribosomal protein S19; translated protein: MGRSLKKGPFADEHLMKKVEAQQGAEKKKVIKTWSRRSTIFPTFVGFTIAVYDGRKHVPVYIQEDMVGHKLGEFAPTRTYRGHGADDKKTRR
- the rplV gene encoding 50S ribosomal protein L22, giving the protein MSEQITSAKATAKTVRTSPRKARLVIDLIRGKSVADAISILKFMPNKSAGIIEKVLMSAVANAENNFDLDVENLVVSEAFVNEGPTMKRFRPRAKGSASPINKRTSHLTVVVSEK
- the rpsC gene encoding 30S ribosomal protein S3 gives rise to the protein MGQKVHPIGMRVGIIRDWDAKWYAEKEYAEFLHEDLRIRKFIATKLADAAVSTIEIERAANRVNISIHTAKPGMVIGKGGSEVENLRKSLNSLTGKRVHINIIEIKKPDLDAKLVGEGIARQLENRVAFRRAQKQAIQRTMRSGAKGIKTQVSGRLNGADIARSEGYSEGTVPLHTLRADIDYAWEEADTTYGKLGVKVWIYRGEILPTKKNTEKGGK
- the rplP gene encoding 50S ribosomal protein L16, which encodes MLVPKRVKHRREFRGKMRGEAKGGKEVAFGEWGLQATESHWITNRQIEAARIAMTRYMKRGGKVWIKIFPHKSYTSKAIGVRMGKGKGAPEGWVSPVKRGKIMFEIAGVPEEVAREALRLASHKLPVKTKIVKREEMGGESNEG
- the rpmC gene encoding 50S ribosomal protein L29, whose amino-acid sequence is MKVKEIRELTTAEMLEKEKQFKEELFNLRFQLATGQLENTARIQEVRQSIARIKTVLREQAN
- the rpsQ gene encoding 30S ribosomal protein S17, with amino-acid sequence MTEERNQRKVYQGRVVSDKMDKTITVVVETKKNHPIYGKRMKYSKKYKAHDENNTAKVGDIVRIMETRPLSATKRFRLLEVVEEAVII
- the rplN gene encoding 50S ribosomal protein L14, whose product is MIQQESRLKVADNSGAREILTIKVLGGSGRKTANIGDVIVATVKQATPGGVVKKGEVVKAVIVRTKSGARRTDGSYIKFDENAAVIIRDDKSPRGTRIFGPVARELRENNFMKIVSLAPEVL
- the rplX gene encoding 50S ribosomal protein L24 is translated as MFVKKGDKVKIITGKDKNKEGVVLAAFPKKDKVIVEGVNIMKKHQKPNQAAPQGGILEVEAPIHVSNVMVIDGTGVAGRVGYKEVDGKKVRVSKKTGEVLDK
- the rplE gene encoding 50S ribosomal protein L5; this encodes MNRLKEKYIKEITPALVEKFNYSSVMQTPKVDKIVINMGVGDAVSNAKNLDKAVEELALITGQKPLITKAKKSIAGFRLREGMPIGAKVTLRGERMYEFLDKLVSVSLPRVRDFHGVSKKAFDGRGNYTLGIKEQLIFPEVDYDLVDKVRGMDIVIVTTANTDEESRELLAQLGMPFQK
- a CDS encoding type Z 30S ribosomal protein S14 — its product is MAKKSMIAKNKRPAKHSTQAYTRCERCGRPHSVYRKFHLCRICFRELAYKGQIPGVKKASW
- the rpsH gene encoding 30S ribosomal protein S8 — encoded protein: MVMTDPIADFLTRIRNANMVKHESLEVPASKIKRDIAEILKREGFVRDVEYIEDDKQGVIRVFLKYGKNEERVITNLKRISKPGLRAYVKSDEVPKVLNGLGIAIISTSEGVVTDKEARAKNIGGEVIAYVW